One window of the Camelus ferus isolate YT-003-E chromosome 12, BCGSAC_Cfer_1.0, whole genome shotgun sequence genome contains the following:
- the LIMS1 gene encoding LIM and senescent cell antigen-like-containing domain protein 1 isoform X1 gives MALPAGLRPPLIPEDGEVPPAARNGVLPAPSSEDERAVSRLQRRQSDVQVYKEFCDFYAKFNMANALANASCERCRGGFAPAEKMVNSSGELYHEQCFVCAQCFQQFPEGLFYEFEGRKYCEHDFQMLFAPCCHQCGEFIIGRVIKAMNNSWHPECFRCDLCQEVLADIGFVKNAGRHLCRPCHNREKARGLGKYVCQKCHALIDDQPLIFKNDPFHPDHFSCASCGKELTADARELKGELYCLPCHDKMGVPICGACRRPIEGRVVNAMGKQWHVEHFVCAKCEKPFLGHRHYERKGLAYCETHYNQLFGDVCFHCNRVIEGDVVSALNKAWCVNCFACSTCNTKLTLKDKFVEIDLKPVCKHCYEKMPEEFKRRLAKREREAKDKDKQKKKKPVCL, from the exons ATGGCGCTCCCAGCCGGGCTGCGCCCCCCACTCATCCCCGAGGATGGAGAGGTACCCCCTGCGGCCCGGAACGgggtcctccctgcccccagcagtgagGATGAGAGGGCTGTGTCTAGGCTACAGCGCAGGCAGAGCGACGTCCAGGTTTACAAGGAGTTTTGTGACTTTTATGCGAAATT CAACATGGCCAACGCCCTGGCCAACGCCAGCTGTGAGCGCTGCCGGGGCGGCTTCGCTCCCGCCGAGAAGATGGTGAACAGCAGCGGCGAGCTGTACCACGAGCAGTGCTTCGTGTGCGCCCAGTGCTTCCAGCAGTTCCCGGAGGGCCTGTTCTACGAG TTTGAAGGGAGGAAGTACTGTGAGCACGACTTTCAGATGCTCTTCGCCCCTTGCTGTCATCAATGTG GTGAATTCATCATTGGCCGGGTCATCAAAGCCATGAACAACAGCTGGCATCCCGAGTGCTTCCGCTGTGACCTCTGCCAGGAGGTCCTGGCTGACATCGGCTTTGTCAAGAACGCCGGGAG ACATCTGTGCCGCCCCTGCCATAACCGGGAGAAAGCCAGAGGCCTGGGGAAGTACGTCTGCCAGAAGTGCCACGCCCTCATCGACGACCAGCCCCTGATTTTCAAGAACGACCCCTTCCATCCAGACCACTTCAGCTGCGCCAGCTGCGG GAAGGAGCTGACCGCTGACGCCCGGGAGCTGAAGGGGGAGCTGTACTGCCTGCCCTGTCACGACAAGATGGGGGTCCCGATCTGCGGCGCCTGCCGCCGGCCCATCGAGGGGCGCGTGGTCAACGCCATGGGCAAGCAGTGGCACGTGGAG cattttgtttGCGCCAAGTGTGAAAAACCATTTCTTGGACATCGCCACTATGAACGGAAGGGCCTGGCGTACTGTGAAACCCACTACAACCAG ctATTTGGTGATGTTTGCTTCCACTGCAACCGTGTCATAGAAGGTGACG tgGTCTCCGCTCTGAACAAGGCCTGGTGTGTGAACTGCTTCGCCTGCTCCACCTGCAACACTAAATTAACGCTCAA GGATAAGTTTGTTGAAATTGATCTAAAGCCAGTCTGCAAACACTGTTACGAGAAAATGCCAGAAGAATTTAAGAGGCGGCTTGCCAAACgggagagagaagcaaaggaTAAGgacaagcagaaaaagaaaaagcccgtCTGTCTGTGA
- the LIMS1 gene encoding LIM and senescent cell antigen-like-containing domain protein 1 isoform X2, translating to MALPAGLRPPLIPEDGEVPPAARNGVLPAPSSEDERAVSRLQRRQSDVQVYKEFCDFYAKFNMANALANASCERCRGGFAPAEKMVNSSGELYHEQCFVCAQCFQQFPEGLFYEFEGRKYCEHDFQMLFAPCCHQCGEFIIGRVIKAMNNSWHPECFRCDLCQEVLADIGFVKNAGRHLCRPCHNREKARGLGKYVCQKCHALIDDQPLIFKNDPFHPDHFSCASCGKELTADARELKGELYCLPCHDKMGVPICGACRRPIEGRVVNAMGKQWHVEHFVCAKCEKPFLGHRHYERKGLAYCETHYNQLFGDVCFHCNRVIEGDVVSALNKAWCVNCFACSTCNTKLTLKNKFVEFDMKPVCKKCYEKFPLELKKRLKKLAETLGRK from the exons ATGGCGCTCCCAGCCGGGCTGCGCCCCCCACTCATCCCCGAGGATGGAGAGGTACCCCCTGCGGCCCGGAACGgggtcctccctgcccccagcagtgagGATGAGAGGGCTGTGTCTAGGCTACAGCGCAGGCAGAGCGACGTCCAGGTTTACAAGGAGTTTTGTGACTTTTATGCGAAATT CAACATGGCCAACGCCCTGGCCAACGCCAGCTGTGAGCGCTGCCGGGGCGGCTTCGCTCCCGCCGAGAAGATGGTGAACAGCAGCGGCGAGCTGTACCACGAGCAGTGCTTCGTGTGCGCCCAGTGCTTCCAGCAGTTCCCGGAGGGCCTGTTCTACGAG TTTGAAGGGAGGAAGTACTGTGAGCACGACTTTCAGATGCTCTTCGCCCCTTGCTGTCATCAATGTG GTGAATTCATCATTGGCCGGGTCATCAAAGCCATGAACAACAGCTGGCATCCCGAGTGCTTCCGCTGTGACCTCTGCCAGGAGGTCCTGGCTGACATCGGCTTTGTCAAGAACGCCGGGAG ACATCTGTGCCGCCCCTGCCATAACCGGGAGAAAGCCAGAGGCCTGGGGAAGTACGTCTGCCAGAAGTGCCACGCCCTCATCGACGACCAGCCCCTGATTTTCAAGAACGACCCCTTCCATCCAGACCACTTCAGCTGCGCCAGCTGCGG GAAGGAGCTGACCGCTGACGCCCGGGAGCTGAAGGGGGAGCTGTACTGCCTGCCCTGTCACGACAAGATGGGGGTCCCGATCTGCGGCGCCTGCCGCCGGCCCATCGAGGGGCGCGTGGTCAACGCCATGGGCAAGCAGTGGCACGTGGAG cattttgtttGCGCCAAGTGTGAAAAACCATTTCTTGGACATCGCCACTATGAACGGAAGGGCCTGGCGTACTGTGAAACCCACTACAACCAG ctATTTGGTGATGTTTGCTTCCACTGCAACCGTGTCATAGAAGGTGACG tgGTCTCCGCTCTGAACAAGGCCTGGTGTGTGAACTGCTTCGCCTGCTCCACCTGCAACACTAAATTAACGCTCAA GAATAAATTTGTGGAGTTTGACATGAAGCCAGTCTGTAAGAAGTGCTATGAGAAATTTCCGCTGGAGCTGAAGAAAAGACTTAAGAAGCTAGCCGAGACCTTAGGAAGGAAATAA
- the LIMS1 gene encoding LIM and senescent cell antigen-like-containing domain protein 1 isoform X3, producing MTALRLKELSESGLYRRRRARPDSLRPRVPGEEAARSNMANALANASCERCRGGFAPAEKMVNSSGELYHEQCFVCAQCFQQFPEGLFYEFEGRKYCEHDFQMLFAPCCHQCGEFIIGRVIKAMNNSWHPECFRCDLCQEVLADIGFVKNAGRHLCRPCHNREKARGLGKYVCQKCHALIDDQPLIFKNDPFHPDHFSCASCGKELTADARELKGELYCLPCHDKMGVPICGACRRPIEGRVVNAMGKQWHVEHFVCAKCEKPFLGHRHYERKGLAYCETHYNQLFGDVCFHCNRVIEGDVVSALNKAWCVNCFACSTCNTKLTLKDKFVEIDLKPVCKHCYEKMPEEFKRRLAKREREAKDKDKQKKKKPVCL from the exons CAACATGGCCAACGCCCTGGCCAACGCCAGCTGTGAGCGCTGCCGGGGCGGCTTCGCTCCCGCCGAGAAGATGGTGAACAGCAGCGGCGAGCTGTACCACGAGCAGTGCTTCGTGTGCGCCCAGTGCTTCCAGCAGTTCCCGGAGGGCCTGTTCTACGAG TTTGAAGGGAGGAAGTACTGTGAGCACGACTTTCAGATGCTCTTCGCCCCTTGCTGTCATCAATGTG GTGAATTCATCATTGGCCGGGTCATCAAAGCCATGAACAACAGCTGGCATCCCGAGTGCTTCCGCTGTGACCTCTGCCAGGAGGTCCTGGCTGACATCGGCTTTGTCAAGAACGCCGGGAG ACATCTGTGCCGCCCCTGCCATAACCGGGAGAAAGCCAGAGGCCTGGGGAAGTACGTCTGCCAGAAGTGCCACGCCCTCATCGACGACCAGCCCCTGATTTTCAAGAACGACCCCTTCCATCCAGACCACTTCAGCTGCGCCAGCTGCGG GAAGGAGCTGACCGCTGACGCCCGGGAGCTGAAGGGGGAGCTGTACTGCCTGCCCTGTCACGACAAGATGGGGGTCCCGATCTGCGGCGCCTGCCGCCGGCCCATCGAGGGGCGCGTGGTCAACGCCATGGGCAAGCAGTGGCACGTGGAG cattttgtttGCGCCAAGTGTGAAAAACCATTTCTTGGACATCGCCACTATGAACGGAAGGGCCTGGCGTACTGTGAAACCCACTACAACCAG ctATTTGGTGATGTTTGCTTCCACTGCAACCGTGTCATAGAAGGTGACG tgGTCTCCGCTCTGAACAAGGCCTGGTGTGTGAACTGCTTCGCCTGCTCCACCTGCAACACTAAATTAACGCTCAA GGATAAGTTTGTTGAAATTGATCTAAAGCCAGTCTGCAAACACTGTTACGAGAAAATGCCAGAAGAATTTAAGAGGCGGCTTGCCAAACgggagagagaagcaaaggaTAAGgacaagcagaaaaagaaaaagcccgtCTGTCTGTGA
- the LIMS1 gene encoding LIM and senescent cell antigen-like-containing domain protein 1 isoform X4, translating into MLGVAAGMTNSNMANALANASCERCRGGFAPAEKMVNSSGELYHEQCFVCAQCFQQFPEGLFYEFEGRKYCEHDFQMLFAPCCHQCGEFIIGRVIKAMNNSWHPECFRCDLCQEVLADIGFVKNAGRHLCRPCHNREKARGLGKYVCQKCHALIDDQPLIFKNDPFHPDHFSCASCGKELTADARELKGELYCLPCHDKMGVPICGACRRPIEGRVVNAMGKQWHVEHFVCAKCEKPFLGHRHYERKGLAYCETHYNQLFGDVCFHCNRVIEGDVVSALNKAWCVNCFACSTCNTKLTLKDKFVEIDLKPVCKHCYEKMPEEFKRRLAKREREAKDKDKQKKKKPVCL; encoded by the exons CAACATGGCCAACGCCCTGGCCAACGCCAGCTGTGAGCGCTGCCGGGGCGGCTTCGCTCCCGCCGAGAAGATGGTGAACAGCAGCGGCGAGCTGTACCACGAGCAGTGCTTCGTGTGCGCCCAGTGCTTCCAGCAGTTCCCGGAGGGCCTGTTCTACGAG TTTGAAGGGAGGAAGTACTGTGAGCACGACTTTCAGATGCTCTTCGCCCCTTGCTGTCATCAATGTG GTGAATTCATCATTGGCCGGGTCATCAAAGCCATGAACAACAGCTGGCATCCCGAGTGCTTCCGCTGTGACCTCTGCCAGGAGGTCCTGGCTGACATCGGCTTTGTCAAGAACGCCGGGAG ACATCTGTGCCGCCCCTGCCATAACCGGGAGAAAGCCAGAGGCCTGGGGAAGTACGTCTGCCAGAAGTGCCACGCCCTCATCGACGACCAGCCCCTGATTTTCAAGAACGACCCCTTCCATCCAGACCACTTCAGCTGCGCCAGCTGCGG GAAGGAGCTGACCGCTGACGCCCGGGAGCTGAAGGGGGAGCTGTACTGCCTGCCCTGTCACGACAAGATGGGGGTCCCGATCTGCGGCGCCTGCCGCCGGCCCATCGAGGGGCGCGTGGTCAACGCCATGGGCAAGCAGTGGCACGTGGAG cattttgtttGCGCCAAGTGTGAAAAACCATTTCTTGGACATCGCCACTATGAACGGAAGGGCCTGGCGTACTGTGAAACCCACTACAACCAG ctATTTGGTGATGTTTGCTTCCACTGCAACCGTGTCATAGAAGGTGACG tgGTCTCCGCTCTGAACAAGGCCTGGTGTGTGAACTGCTTCGCCTGCTCCACCTGCAACACTAAATTAACGCTCAA GGATAAGTTTGTTGAAATTGATCTAAAGCCAGTCTGCAAACACTGTTACGAGAAAATGCCAGAAGAATTTAAGAGGCGGCTTGCCAAACgggagagagaagcaaaggaTAAGgacaagcagaaaaagaaaaagcccgtCTGTCTGTGA
- the LIMS1 gene encoding LIM and senescent cell antigen-like-containing domain protein 1 isoform X5, translated as MANALANASCERCRGGFAPAEKMVNSSGELYHEQCFVCAQCFQQFPEGLFYEFEGRKYCEHDFQMLFAPCCHQCGEFIIGRVIKAMNNSWHPECFRCDLCQEVLADIGFVKNAGRHLCRPCHNREKARGLGKYVCQKCHALIDDQPLIFKNDPFHPDHFSCASCGKELTADARELKGELYCLPCHDKMGVPICGACRRPIEGRVVNAMGKQWHVEHFVCAKCEKPFLGHRHYERKGLAYCETHYNQLFGDVCFHCNRVIEGDVVSALNKAWCVNCFACSTCNTKLTLKDKFVEIDLKPVCKHCYEKMPEEFKRRLAKREREAKDKDKQKKKKPVCL; from the exons ATGGCCAACGCCCTGGCCAACGCCAGCTGTGAGCGCTGCCGGGGCGGCTTCGCTCCCGCCGAGAAGATGGTGAACAGCAGCGGCGAGCTGTACCACGAGCAGTGCTTCGTGTGCGCCCAGTGCTTCCAGCAGTTCCCGGAGGGCCTGTTCTACGAG TTTGAAGGGAGGAAGTACTGTGAGCACGACTTTCAGATGCTCTTCGCCCCTTGCTGTCATCAATGTG GTGAATTCATCATTGGCCGGGTCATCAAAGCCATGAACAACAGCTGGCATCCCGAGTGCTTCCGCTGTGACCTCTGCCAGGAGGTCCTGGCTGACATCGGCTTTGTCAAGAACGCCGGGAG ACATCTGTGCCGCCCCTGCCATAACCGGGAGAAAGCCAGAGGCCTGGGGAAGTACGTCTGCCAGAAGTGCCACGCCCTCATCGACGACCAGCCCCTGATTTTCAAGAACGACCCCTTCCATCCAGACCACTTCAGCTGCGCCAGCTGCGG GAAGGAGCTGACCGCTGACGCCCGGGAGCTGAAGGGGGAGCTGTACTGCCTGCCCTGTCACGACAAGATGGGGGTCCCGATCTGCGGCGCCTGCCGCCGGCCCATCGAGGGGCGCGTGGTCAACGCCATGGGCAAGCAGTGGCACGTGGAG cattttgtttGCGCCAAGTGTGAAAAACCATTTCTTGGACATCGCCACTATGAACGGAAGGGCCTGGCGTACTGTGAAACCCACTACAACCAG ctATTTGGTGATGTTTGCTTCCACTGCAACCGTGTCATAGAAGGTGACG tgGTCTCCGCTCTGAACAAGGCCTGGTGTGTGAACTGCTTCGCCTGCTCCACCTGCAACACTAAATTAACGCTCAA GGATAAGTTTGTTGAAATTGATCTAAAGCCAGTCTGCAAACACTGTTACGAGAAAATGCCAGAAGAATTTAAGAGGCGGCTTGCCAAACgggagagagaagcaaaggaTAAGgacaagcagaaaaagaaaaagcccgtCTGTCTGTGA